The following are encoded together in the Dickeya lacustris genome:
- a CDS encoding DeoR family transcriptional regulator: protein MQITEKNVLGTSERREKIIQQLRTHGSVQVNELASHYQVSTVTIRNDLAFLEKQGVAVRAYGGALLCEPSQTVPERTIADKSILNTPAKQRIGALAATLVYPGCRLILDSGTTTLEVARHLQAHQDILVMTNGINVANALLEAEGVELLMTGGHLRRKSLSFYGAQAEQSLQNYHFDMLFLGVDGIDLERGISTHHEDEARLNRCMCQVAEKIIVVTDSSKFRRLSLHRIIETPRIHTLITDDALPTEILNGLRHAGIEVLLVPADAD from the coding sequence ATGCAAATAACAGAAAAAAATGTGCTCGGCACAAGCGAGCGGCGGGAGAAAATCATACAGCAGCTTCGCACCCACGGTAGTGTGCAAGTCAATGAGCTCGCCAGCCATTATCAGGTGTCTACTGTCACCATTCGTAACGATCTGGCTTTTCTGGAAAAACAGGGCGTAGCCGTGCGCGCTTATGGTGGCGCGCTGTTGTGCGAACCGAGTCAAACGGTTCCTGAGCGCACAATTGCGGACAAAAGCATACTCAATACGCCAGCCAAGCAGCGAATAGGGGCACTGGCCGCTACATTGGTTTATCCAGGATGCCGTCTCATTCTCGACTCTGGAACAACAACGCTTGAGGTCGCGCGGCATTTACAGGCACACCAGGACATTCTGGTGATGACTAACGGTATTAACGTCGCCAACGCTTTACTGGAGGCCGAAGGGGTTGAACTGCTTATGACCGGCGGGCACCTGCGCCGTAAGTCACTTTCATTCTATGGCGCCCAGGCGGAGCAATCATTACAAAACTACCACTTTGATATGCTGTTTCTTGGGGTCGATGGTATCGATCTTGAGCGTGGTATCAGTACGCACCATGAGGATGAAGCGCGACTTAATCGCTGTATGTGTCAGGTCGCAGAAAAGATTATCGTCGTCACTGACTCCAGTAAATTCCGCCGTCTGAGCCTGCACAGAATTATTGAAACTCCGCGTATCCATACGCTGATAACCGATGATGCTTTACCGACAGAGATTCTCAATGGTTTGAGGCACGCAGGTATTGAGGTTTTACTGGTTCCCGCTGACGCCGACTGA
- the kbaZ gene encoding tagatose-bisphosphate aldolase subunit KbaZ — protein MKSMVSLIERHKQGEAIGIYAVCSAHPLVLEAAFRLAAARDELLLVEATSNQVDQFGGYTGMTPVDFRDRLYQLATDCGFPIHRLILGGDHLGPNRWQNEPAEQAMAYAEELIASYVRAGFKKIHLDCSMSCQGDPVPLTDDVVAERAARLALVAEQTCLARFGCCDLLYVIGTEVPVPGGAHEALDGLAVTTPHAAHHTLEAHRQAFTRVGLASIWPRVIALVVQPGVEFDHTHVIDYQPEKATLLSAALDAYPHMVFEAHSTDYQTPQAYRQLVRDHFAILKVGPALTFALREALFALAAIEEELVPQRDVSGLRQVLEAAMLDRPEFWRSHYQGSADACRLARGYSYSDRIRYYWPDKRVDECYAKLLNNLAAESIPLPLLSQHLPLQYRKVRQGRLSATPHDLILDQIQDVLRHYACACSPQFDAVV, from the coding sequence ATGAAATCCATGGTGTCGTTAATCGAAAGGCATAAGCAGGGCGAAGCTATAGGGATATATGCTGTCTGCTCCGCGCATCCATTGGTACTGGAAGCTGCGTTTCGCCTTGCAGCAGCAAGGGATGAGTTGCTGTTGGTTGAGGCCACTTCTAATCAGGTAGACCAGTTTGGCGGCTATACGGGAATGACGCCGGTTGATTTTCGCGACCGCCTTTATCAGCTTGCGACGGACTGTGGCTTTCCTATTCACCGCCTTATTTTGGGTGGCGATCACCTTGGCCCCAACCGCTGGCAAAATGAGCCAGCGGAGCAGGCGATGGCTTATGCCGAAGAGTTAATCGCCAGTTATGTCCGGGCTGGTTTTAAAAAAATCCATCTGGATTGCAGTATGTCTTGTCAGGGCGACCCGGTGCCTTTAACCGATGATGTGGTGGCTGAACGTGCGGCTCGCCTGGCTCTCGTTGCTGAACAAACCTGTCTGGCGCGGTTTGGATGTTGCGATTTGCTGTATGTGATTGGCACGGAAGTGCCTGTGCCAGGCGGTGCTCACGAAGCGCTAGACGGGCTGGCTGTGACAACGCCGCACGCGGCCCACCACACGCTAGAGGCGCATCGGCAGGCCTTCACGCGTGTCGGACTAGCCTCTATCTGGCCACGGGTGATTGCATTGGTAGTACAGCCGGGGGTCGAATTCGACCATACCCATGTTATTGATTATCAGCCAGAAAAAGCCACTTTATTGAGCGCTGCGCTTGATGCGTATCCTCACATGGTGTTTGAAGCCCATTCTACGGATTATCAAACCCCGCAGGCATATCGCCAGTTGGTTCGTGACCACTTCGCGATTCTCAAAGTCGGCCCGGCGCTGACATTCGCGCTGCGTGAAGCGCTGTTTGCGCTTGCGGCGATTGAAGAGGAATTAGTGCCGCAGCGGGACGTTTCAGGCCTGCGTCAGGTACTGGAAGCCGCGATGTTAGACCGCCCCGAATTTTGGCGTAGCCACTATCAGGGGAGCGCGGATGCCTGTCGTCTGGCCCGTGGCTACAGCTATTCAGATCGCATCCGCTATTACTGGCCGGATAAGCGCGTTGATGAGTGTTATGCAAAATTACTCAATAACTTAGCAGCTGAATCCATCCCGTTGCCGCTGCTCAGTCAGCACTTACCCTTGCAGTACCGCAAGGTGCGTCAGGGCAGGCTCTCCGCTACCCCTCATGACCTCATTCTCGATCAGATTCAGGACGTGTTACGGCACTATGCCTGCGCCTGCTCACCCCAATTTGACGCTGTAGTATAA